One Pseudomonadales bacterium genomic region harbors:
- a CDS encoding toll/interleukin-1 receptor domain-containing protein, producing MPIFISHTTRDDELAKKVFGWLNRIHGITCYIDDMDKELGNNRGKSSLTPLLVDRLRKCDTLLAVVTENTKGSWWVPFEIGTAREMPRVISSFTPLPDRSAYSWQETLPEYLLEWPRLRSDSDIDVFAREYKRQSLLLEKSIGLENFSQRSASVNKARSFESTVMKSLGQRSY from the coding sequence ATGCCAATATTTATATCGCATACAACCAGAGACGACGAATTAGCCAAAAAGGTATTTGGGTGGCTTAACCGCATCCACGGTATTACCTGTTATATCGATGATATGGATAAGGAGCTTGGAAATAATCGGGGGAAATCGAGCCTCACTCCGTTGCTGGTCGACAGACTGCGCAAATGCGACACATTGCTTGCTGTTGTCACAGAAAATACAAAGGGGTCATGGTGGGTGCCTTTTGAAATAGGTACTGCACGAGAAATGCCCCGAGTTATTTCTAGCTTTACACCTCTGCCAGACCGCTCCGCCTATAGCTGGCAGGAAACATTGCCTGAATACCTTCTTGAGTGGCCCCGACTGCGGTCTGATAGCGATATAGATGTTTTTGCAAGGGAATACAAAAGACAGTCTCTACTGCTCGAAAAAAGCATTGGGCTCGAAAACTTCTCGCAGAGATCAGCTTCGGTGAATAAAGCCCGCAGCTTTGAATCTACCGTAATGAAATCATTGGGTCAGAGGAGTTATTGA
- a CDS encoding TIR domain-containing protein, with the protein MSFYNTNVTPKHKTFISFHHADDYYKKHLETQWGEQFDGFISRSVGDGDIHPYLATDRIRQLIRDDFISDATVTLVLVGQGTWSRKHVDWEIASGIRDTRNNSRTGLLGLLLPTYSAQLSYKMNASVLKYTENGSVYNPYTIPPRLSDNIECGFAKIYAWPTSPNDLRQWIHDAFQRRKTCLPTNRRDSFSNNRTEAQTHWRD; encoded by the coding sequence ATGAGCTTTTACAACACCAATGTAACCCCCAAGCACAAGACGTTCATCAGTTTTCATCATGCAGATGATTACTACAAAAAGCACCTTGAAACTCAATGGGGAGAACAGTTTGACGGGTTTATTTCAAGGTCAGTTGGGGATGGTGATATACATCCCTATTTGGCCACAGATCGTATCCGTCAGTTGATTCGTGATGATTTTATTTCTGATGCAACCGTTACACTTGTGCTTGTTGGACAAGGAACTTGGAGCAGAAAGCATGTGGACTGGGAAATAGCGTCAGGTATTCGTGACACAAGGAATAATTCAAGAACCGGATTGCTGGGTTTGTTGCTCCCGACTTATTCGGCGCAGCTGTCATACAAAATGAATGCGTCAGTTTTGAAGTATACAGAAAACGGAAGTGTCTATAATCCATATACAATTCCTCCACGGCTGAGCGACAACATTGAATGCGGATTCGCCAAAATATATGCCTGGCCGACCTCTCCAAATGATTTGCGCCAATGGATTCATGATGCATTTCAGCGACGTAAAACATGTTTGCCAACAAACCGTCGGGACAGCTTTTCAAATAATAGAACCGAAGCTCAAACACATTGGAGGGACTGA
- a CDS encoding M48 family metallopeptidase, translating into MEALIHNNKHSVVYGRKTIDFSLLYCDRKTMEIAVHPDSTVIVKAPVQSDITLIEKKIIKRARWILRQLNYFKQFNPKTPDRCYVNGETHLYLGKHYRLKLAEGTENAVKLFRGFFHITCRSKPTSNAAKKLLNQWYSEKAQPQFAESMDRCWQKFNGLDIDQPKLSIKRMQKRWGSLSDKGTVTLNTDLIRAPKECIDYVVTHELCHLKYHDHSPEFYKLLESVIPGWEKIKHKLELSMV; encoded by the coding sequence ATGGAGGCATTAATCCATAACAACAAACATTCGGTTGTTTACGGGCGGAAGACCATCGATTTTAGTCTGTTGTACTGTGACAGAAAAACGATGGAAATTGCTGTGCATCCTGACAGTACGGTTATTGTCAAAGCGCCCGTGCAGTCCGATATCACCTTGATAGAAAAGAAAATAATAAAGCGGGCTCGTTGGATTCTCAGGCAGCTGAATTATTTCAAACAGTTTAATCCAAAGACACCTGATCGCTGTTACGTGAACGGCGAAACCCACCTGTATCTTGGAAAGCATTACCGCTTGAAGTTAGCCGAGGGAACGGAAAATGCAGTGAAATTGTTTCGTGGTTTTTTTCATATCACTTGCCGGAGCAAACCGACTTCAAATGCTGCCAAGAAGCTATTAAACCAATGGTATTCGGAAAAGGCACAACCTCAATTTGCAGAGAGCATGGATCGCTGCTGGCAGAAATTTAACGGTCTCGATATTGACCAGCCAAAACTATCCATTAAGCGAATGCAAAAAAGATGGGGCAGCCTCTCAGACAAGGGTACAGTAACCCTCAATACAGACCTGATCAGAGCGCCTAAAGAATGCATTGACTATGTTGTTACGCATGAGCTGTGTCACCTGAAATATCATGATCATAGCCCAGAATTTTATAAGCTCCTAGAATCTGTTATCCCAGGCTGGGAGAAGATAAAACACAAACTCGAACTAAGTATGGTGTGA
- a CDS encoding restriction endonuclease subunit S — translation MSRVKQFPDGWKRKRLEKVAVIQTGIAKNQNSKQETIKLPYLRVANVQDGYLDLSEIKTINIHKDKVNRYRLENGDVLLTEGGDFDKLGRGAVWEGQIPNCLHQNHVFAVRPNNHELLPSFLSAQTGSSYGKRYFLSCSKQSTNLASINSSQLKAFPVLLPPLPEQEAIADLLSTWYEAIEKTERLIQVKETSLKGQIQKLISQQCGSWPHVKPKKIFDTITEKNFPDEKLLSVTQDRGVIPRSMLEGRVMSPSGTTASYKLIKRGDFAISLRSFQGGIEYSNYQGIISPAYTVLRPKTELNSDFYRLFFKSYIFIEKYLNLAVIGIRDGKQISIPDFLSIKIPVPSLEEQKEIAETLSVCQQEIDLLKQLAEKYKTQKRGLMHKMLTGEWRVKPEIVNQYVAE, via the coding sequence ATGAGTAGAGTCAAACAATTTCCAGATGGTTGGAAAAGGAAGCGCCTTGAAAAAGTGGCAGTTATACAAACAGGAATTGCTAAAAATCAGAATTCAAAACAAGAAACTATAAAGCTTCCCTATCTTCGAGTAGCTAATGTCCAAGATGGCTATTTGGATCTGTCGGAGATAAAAACCATTAATATCCACAAAGATAAAGTAAATCGTTACAGGCTTGAGAATGGCGACGTTTTGCTAACAGAGGGAGGCGATTTTGACAAACTCGGAAGAGGGGCTGTTTGGGAAGGTCAAATCCCAAATTGTCTACACCAGAATCATGTGTTTGCAGTACGTCCAAACAACCATGAATTATTGCCAAGCTTTTTGTCAGCTCAAACAGGTAGTTCATATGGTAAAAGATACTTTCTCAGCTGCTCAAAACAAAGTACTAATCTGGCAAGCATTAACTCATCACAGCTGAAAGCCTTTCCCGTGTTACTCCCCCCATTGCCAGAGCAAGAAGCTATTGCCGATTTGCTGTCCACCTGGTATGAGGCCATCGAGAAAACCGAACGGCTGATTCAGGTGAAGGAAACCAGCTTAAAGGGCCAGATCCAAAAACTGATAAGTCAGCAATGCGGCTCTTGGCCTCATGTCAAACCGAAGAAAATATTCGATACGATAACAGAAAAGAACTTTCCTGATGAAAAGCTTCTGTCAGTCACCCAAGATCGTGGCGTTATTCCTCGCAGCATGTTGGAAGGCCGAGTCATGTCACCCTCTGGTACAACTGCAAGCTATAAGCTCATCAAGCGGGGAGATTTTGCAATAAGTCTTCGTTCATTCCAAGGCGGCATTGAATACTCGAATTATCAAGGGATCATCAGCCCGGCGTATACAGTGTTGAGACCAAAAACTGAATTGAACAGTGACTTTTACCGGCTGTTTTTTAAGTCCTACATCTTCATTGAGAAGTATTTGAACCTTGCCGTCATCGGCATTCGTGATGGAAAACAAATAAGTATACCAGACTTCTTGAGCATTAAGATTCCAGTTCCTTCTCTCGAAGAACAAAAAGAAATTGCTGAAACTCTGTCCGTTTGCCAGCAGGAAATCGATCTGCTGAAACAGCTCGCAGAAAAATACAAAACCCAGAAACGCGGCCTGATGCATAAGATGCTCACCGGCGAATGGCGGGTTAAACCGGAAATCGTTAACCAATACGTGGCGGAGTAA
- a CDS encoding DUF2188 domain-containing protein, with translation MTKGKNQHVVKHPDGWAVKGEGNSKAAKVTRTQAQAIDVAENIARNHKSDTKIHGVDGKIRAGNSYGNDPCPPKDKK, from the coding sequence ATGACTAAAGGTAAAAATCAGCACGTTGTAAAGCATCCTGATGGTTGGGCGGTCAAGGGCGAAGGTAACAGCAAGGCGGCCAAAGTTACCCGCACACAGGCGCAGGCCATTGACGTGGCGGAGAACATCGCCAGAAACCATAAATCGGACACCAAGATTCATGGCGTGGACGGAAAGATCCGGGCTGGCAACAGCTACGGAAATGACCCGTGCCCTCCAAAAGACAAAAAGTAA
- a CDS encoding restriction endonuclease subunit S: protein MKMKIKKLAIVQMGYSFRSRLEASEGGGVAVIQMKDLLDDNTVGCDDLVEIDLDAVKEHHLAQRGDLVFRSRGHVTTAAVLLVDPGKAVVAAPLLRIRVTKPDKVFPEYLNWYISQRDAQIFLTSRAKGTVQKMISKQAIEDLEVALPSLEKQKNIVELATLSAREQTLLHTLADKREQYISTVLMQHAKGE from the coding sequence ATGAAGATGAAAATAAAAAAACTGGCAATCGTGCAGATGGGATACTCGTTCAGGTCCCGTCTCGAAGCCTCTGAAGGTGGCGGAGTTGCAGTTATTCAGATGAAGGACCTTTTGGATGACAACACGGTCGGCTGTGATGATTTGGTCGAGATTGATTTGGATGCCGTGAAAGAGCATCACCTCGCACAAAGAGGCGATCTGGTATTCAGGTCTCGCGGTCATGTGACTACGGCAGCGGTTCTTCTCGTAGATCCGGGCAAGGCTGTTGTCGCCGCCCCATTATTAAGGATAAGGGTGACGAAGCCGGACAAGGTTTTTCCCGAGTATCTGAACTGGTACATCAGCCAGCGGGATGCGCAGATTTTTTTGACCAGCCGGGCCAAAGGGACGGTTCAGAAAATGATCAGTAAACAGGCGATTGAAGATCTGGAGGTGGCGCTTCCAAGTCTGGAAAAACAGAAAAACATCGTAGAGCTGGCCACGCTGTCTGCTCGTGAACAAACCCTGCTTCATACGCTGGCCGATAAGCGGGAACAATACATTTCAACAGTACTCATGCAACATGCAAAAGGAGAATAA
- a CDS encoding type I restriction-modification system subunit M, protein MSSKINQKDINNAAWAACDTFRGVVDPAQYKDYILVMLFVKYISDVWQDHYEEYQKQYGDDDIRIRRKLERERFVLPVVKLTEKNDETGEETVLDEFPATYYSLYERRSAVNLGELINIVLDHIEESNKSKLEGVFRNIDFNSEANLGRTKDRNKRLKTLLEDFNKPQLSMKPSLVSEDVIGNTYIYLIERFASDSGKKAGEFFTPLKVTELVAKLAGPKPGDRICDPACGSGGLLIQAAKEVGDRNFALFGQESNGSTWALCRMNMFLHSFDSARVEWCDTLNSPLLVENDRLMKFNCVVANPPFSLDKWGAENTESDQYNRFWRGVPPKSKGDWAFISHMVETALEKQGRVAVVVPHGVLFRGAAEGRIRQKMIEENLLDAVIGLPGNLFPTTNIPVAILVFDRSREKGGVREECKNVFLVDASREFVSGKNMNTLSEGHIDKIMETYTARAEEEKYAHVAEIAEIKENDFNLNIPRYVDTFEEEEEIDIDAVQVEIDDLEKELASVRVKIAEKLKEIQR, encoded by the coding sequence ATGAGCAGTAAGATTAATCAGAAAGACATCAACAACGCAGCGTGGGCGGCATGTGACACTTTCCGGGGTGTTGTAGATCCGGCGCAGTACAAAGATTACATACTCGTAATGCTGTTTGTGAAGTACATCTCCGATGTATGGCAGGACCATTATGAAGAGTATCAGAAGCAGTATGGTGATGACGACATCCGTATCCGACGCAAGCTCGAACGTGAACGTTTTGTTCTCCCGGTGGTGAAACTCACTGAAAAGAATGATGAGACTGGCGAAGAGACGGTTCTGGATGAATTTCCCGCCACCTATTACAGCCTGTATGAGCGCCGGTCTGCCGTCAACCTCGGGGAGCTGATCAACATCGTGCTTGACCATATTGAAGAGAGCAACAAGAGCAAGCTCGAAGGTGTGTTCCGCAATATCGATTTCAACAGCGAGGCCAACCTCGGACGGACGAAGGATCGCAACAAACGACTTAAAACGTTGTTGGAAGACTTCAACAAGCCACAGCTCAGCATGAAACCCAGTCTCGTTTCCGAGGATGTGATCGGTAATACTTACATCTACCTGATTGAGCGCTTCGCCTCCGACTCCGGAAAAAAGGCGGGAGAGTTCTTTACCCCGCTGAAAGTGACCGAGCTGGTGGCCAAACTGGCAGGCCCGAAACCGGGCGATCGTATCTGTGATCCGGCCTGCGGATCGGGCGGACTTTTGATTCAGGCAGCCAAAGAGGTAGGCGACCGTAACTTTGCCCTCTTCGGACAGGAGTCCAACGGCAGCACTTGGGCGCTTTGCCGGATGAACATGTTTCTGCACAGCTTTGACAGCGCCCGGGTGGAATGGTGTGACACTCTGAACAGCCCGCTGCTGGTGGAAAATGACCGGCTCATGAAATTCAACTGCGTGGTGGCCAATCCGCCGTTCTCACTGGATAAGTGGGGTGCTGAAAATACCGAGAGCGATCAGTACAACCGCTTCTGGCGAGGCGTCCCGCCCAAGAGCAAAGGCGACTGGGCCTTTATCAGCCACATGGTGGAAACCGCCCTTGAAAAGCAGGGCCGGGTTGCCGTGGTGGTGCCTCATGGCGTTCTGTTCCGAGGCGCAGCTGAAGGCCGTATCCGCCAGAAAATGATCGAGGAAAATCTGTTGGATGCCGTGATCGGCCTGCCGGGTAACCTGTTCCCGACCACCAACATTCCGGTGGCAATTCTGGTCTTTGACCGCTCCCGTGAGAAAGGCGGCGTTCGTGAAGAATGCAAAAACGTTTTCCTTGTTGATGCCAGCCGTGAGTTTGTCTCTGGGAAAAACATGAACACCCTCTCGGAAGGGCATATCGACAAGATCATGGAGACCTACACCGCCCGGGCTGAAGAGGAAAAATACGCCCATGTAGCCGAGATCGCCGAGATCAAGGAAAACGACTTCAACCTCAATATTCCCCGCTATGTGGACACCTTTGAGGAGGAAGAGGAAATAGACATCGATGCGGTGCAGGTGGAAATTGATGATCTGGAAAAAGAGCTGGCATCAGTGCGGGTGAAGATAGCCGAGAAGCTTAAGGAGATTCAGCGATGA
- a CDS encoding TIR domain-containing protein yields MISSTNRRKVFISHYKGDRSEVDAFIKEFSSVFIPKVLGANDNDEFINSTNTDYVMQRIREKYLGDSTVTIVLIGSCTHGRRYVDWEIKSSLRQGQYTPNGLIGILLPSQGNSAHLPPRIKANWAKGESDCYARYRSYPFSKEELSIWIEDAYEARTSRAHLIQNSLDMMKYNGVCKICWVTH; encoded by the coding sequence ATGATATCAAGTACAAATAGAAGGAAAGTTTTTATTTCTCACTACAAAGGGGATCGGAGCGAGGTAGATGCTTTTATCAAGGAGTTCTCTTCCGTTTTCATTCCCAAGGTGTTGGGAGCCAACGATAATGATGAGTTTATCAACAGCACGAACACCGACTATGTAATGCAGCGCATAAGGGAAAAATACCTTGGTGATAGTACCGTGACGATTGTTTTGATAGGAAGCTGCACACATGGTCGACGATACGTTGACTGGGAGATAAAGAGTTCTCTGCGTCAGGGGCAATACACCCCCAATGGATTGATTGGCATCCTTCTGCCAAGCCAAGGAAACTCAGCGCACCTGCCCCCACGTATTAAAGCGAACTGGGCCAAAGGCGAGTCTGACTGTTATGCGCGATACAGATCTTATCCGTTTTCAAAAGAGGAACTGTCTATTTGGATTGAAGATGCTTATGAGGCTCGAACTTCCCGGGCGCATCTGATTCAGAACTCTCTGGATATGATGAAGTACAATGGCGTGTGTAAAATTTGCTGGGTGACACATTGA
- a CDS encoding type I restriction endonuclease subunit R, with product MSNFQINEKHLSQIPALQLLIGLGFEFLMPAEALRERQDRTSNVLLESILRNQLKEINRIRYKSSEYLFSEENVQSAIQKLKNIKYDGLLKTNEAIYDLITLGTAMEQTIEGDSKSFNMNYIDWRNPGRNKFHVTVEYSVERSRSTETARPDIVLFVNGIPFCVIECKAPQIEVEQAVSQSIRNQNDDYIPKLFIYSQMVLALNKNSAMYATTGTAAKFWGVWKEPQMDNGEREFEKLAAVVNQPLSEDVVARISSTFDVKPEAFTGNRLVTEQDKSLFSLCRPERFLELAWKFTVFDGGIKKVARYQQYFVIKSTLNRVKHFDSTNSRKGGVIWHTQGSGKSLTMVMLARNLALDPEILNPRIVLVTDRDDLDKQLGNTFAACGLEANRATSGRNLLELVAEKKSGIITTLIHKFDKAYAVKKYQDESPDIFILVDESHRTQFGSFSARMRQMFPHACYLGFTGTPLLKKEKNNFTKFGELVEPHYSITQAVEDGAVVPLLYEGRHVEMTQNQTAVDLWFERHTQGLTKEQQADLKRKYARAEMLNKADQVIYMRAFDISEHFRSNWQGTGFKAQLVAPNKASALKYNAYLNEIGIVSSEVVISPPDMREGYEETDDETTDEIVKFWQKMMKRYGSEEEYTKQLINQFKHGSEPEILIVVDKLLTGFDAPRNAVLYLCRVLREHTLLQAIARVNRLHEGKEFGFIVDYASVLGELDKALTMYSAFEGFDESDLVGTLTSINSEIEKLPGRYSDLWDLFKTVKHSYDEEAYEVLLADDELREEFYGCLSEFGKTLGIALSSEKFLTGTDEKTLSRYKADLRKFQSLKASVKLRYAEAIDYRDYEPKIKKLLDTHIQANEVVQLNEPVNIFDDKMFNQVKEEQGVYQTKKTTASKADTIAHATKKVITEKMDEDPVFYEKFSKLIQQAIEDFRAKRISDLDYLNKVVDIRNKVVGKVHDDIPDKLSGNEDAMAYFGVLKPFFEKHELGEEDLESAAADTAISIHGILEKHKKVHFWDDEDAQKQAVNEIDDYLYDELKTERGIELSIDQMDDIIGKVLQVAKHRSYK from the coding sequence ATGAGTAACTTTCAGATAAATGAAAAACATCTTTCTCAAATCCCGGCCTTGCAGCTTTTGATTGGCTTGGGATTTGAATTTTTGATGCCAGCAGAAGCACTACGTGAAAGACAGGATCGAACCTCCAATGTTTTGTTGGAAAGTATTCTGCGCAACCAGCTCAAAGAGATCAACCGCATTCGCTACAAGAGCAGTGAGTATCTCTTCAGCGAGGAGAATGTGCAGTCGGCTATCCAGAAGCTGAAAAACATCAAATACGACGGCCTGCTGAAGACCAACGAGGCTATTTACGATCTGATTACGCTTGGGACGGCCATGGAGCAGACCATCGAGGGCGACTCAAAAAGCTTCAACATGAACTATATCGATTGGCGCAATCCCGGTCGCAACAAGTTTCATGTGACGGTCGAATACAGTGTTGAACGTTCACGGTCAACGGAAACCGCCCGTCCGGATATCGTTCTCTTCGTTAATGGTATTCCGTTTTGCGTGATTGAGTGTAAAGCGCCGCAGATTGAAGTGGAACAGGCCGTTTCGCAGTCGATCAGAAATCAGAACGACGACTATATCCCGAAGCTCTTCATCTACAGCCAGATGGTGCTGGCTCTGAATAAAAACAGCGCCATGTACGCAACAACGGGAACCGCAGCAAAATTCTGGGGTGTATGGAAAGAGCCTCAGATGGATAACGGTGAGCGCGAGTTTGAAAAACTGGCAGCAGTAGTCAACCAACCACTTTCCGAAGATGTTGTCGCCAGAATTTCATCTACCTTTGATGTTAAACCGGAAGCATTTACCGGCAACAGACTGGTGACCGAGCAGGATAAATCTCTTTTCTCCCTTTGCCGTCCGGAAAGGTTCTTGGAATTGGCCTGGAAGTTTACGGTCTTTGATGGGGGAATCAAAAAGGTTGCCCGCTATCAGCAGTATTTTGTCATCAAGTCTACCCTGAACCGTGTTAAGCACTTCGATAGCACCAATTCACGTAAAGGCGGTGTTATCTGGCACACTCAGGGATCAGGGAAGTCACTGACCATGGTGATGCTTGCCCGTAACCTGGCCTTAGATCCCGAAATTTTGAATCCGCGAATTGTTCTTGTGACAGACCGTGACGACCTCGACAAGCAGCTCGGGAATACCTTTGCCGCTTGTGGCCTTGAAGCAAACCGGGCAACATCAGGCAGAAACCTGTTGGAATTGGTCGCTGAAAAGAAGTCAGGCATTATCACAACCCTCATTCACAAGTTCGACAAGGCTTACGCGGTAAAGAAATATCAGGATGAATCGCCCGATATTTTCATTCTGGTGGATGAAAGCCACCGTACCCAGTTCGGTTCCTTTTCTGCCCGGATGAGACAGATGTTTCCTCATGCCTGTTATTTGGGATTTACCGGCACACCGCTGTTAAAGAAGGAAAAGAACAACTTCACCAAATTCGGTGAACTGGTGGAGCCTCATTATTCCATCACACAGGCCGTTGAAGATGGCGCGGTGGTTCCGCTTCTGTATGAGGGGCGGCATGTGGAGATGACGCAAAATCAGACGGCAGTTGATCTGTGGTTTGAGCGCCACACACAGGGCTTGACCAAGGAGCAGCAGGCGGACCTGAAACGGAAATATGCACGAGCGGAAATGCTGAACAAAGCCGATCAGGTCATCTACATGAGAGCTTTTGACATCAGCGAGCACTTCCGCTCCAACTGGCAGGGAACAGGATTCAAGGCTCAGTTGGTGGCCCCGAATAAAGCATCTGCCCTCAAGTACAACGCGTATCTGAATGAGATTGGTATTGTCAGTTCCGAGGTTGTTATCTCGCCGCCGGATATGCGTGAAGGCTATGAAGAGACTGATGATGAAACAACGGATGAGATCGTTAAATTCTGGCAAAAGATGATGAAGCGCTACGGTAGTGAAGAAGAATACACCAAGCAGCTCATCAACCAGTTTAAACACGGTAGTGAACCTGAAATCCTTATTGTCGTTGATAAGCTGCTCACGGGTTTTGACGCTCCGCGAAATGCGGTTCTTTATCTGTGCCGGGTGCTAAGGGAGCACACGCTGCTTCAGGCAATTGCCCGGGTCAACCGTCTTCATGAGGGTAAGGAGTTCGGATTTATTGTCGACTATGCAAGCGTCCTCGGTGAGCTGGACAAAGCACTTACCATGTACAGTGCATTTGAAGGATTCGATGAATCCGATTTGGTCGGCACCCTGACATCAATTAACAGCGAAATCGAAAAACTGCCCGGCAGGTATTCCGATCTTTGGGATCTATTCAAAACGGTTAAGCATTCCTACGATGAAGAGGCTTATGAAGTGCTACTTGCCGATGATGAGCTCAGAGAAGAGTTTTACGGCTGTCTTTCGGAGTTCGGAAAAACCCTCGGTATCGCACTCTCCTCCGAGAAGTTTTTGACCGGAACCGATGAGAAGACATTGTCCAGATACAAGGCTGACCTTCGAAAATTCCAGTCACTCAAAGCATCTGTCAAGCTCCGGTATGCAGAGGCAATTGATTACCGGGATTATGAGCCCAAAATCAAAAAACTGCTGGATACACACATTCAGGCCAATGAAGTTGTTCAGCTGAATGAGCCGGTCAATATCTTTGACGACAAAATGTTTAATCAGGTCAAAGAGGAACAAGGCGTCTACCAAACCAAGAAAACAACGGCTTCAAAGGCTGATACGATTGCACACGCCACGAAGAAAGTCATCACCGAAAAGATGGATGAGGACCCTGTGTTTTACGAGAAGTTCTCAAAACTGATCCAACAGGCGATTGAAGATTTCAGGGCTAAGAGGATATCCGATCTGGATTATCTGAACAAAGTCGTTGATATCCGCAACAAGGTTGTCGGCAAGGTACATGATGATATACCGGACAAGCTTTCCGGGAATGAAGATGCCATGGCCTATTTCGGGGTGCTTAAGCCTTTCTTTGAAAAACACGAATTAGGTGAAGAAGACCTTGAATCAGCTGCGGCTGATACGGCAATTTCTATTCATGGCATATTGGAAAAACACAAGAAGGTTCACTTCTGGGATGATGAAGATGCTCAGAAACAGGCGGTTAATGAGATTGACGATTACCTCTATGATGAGCTCAAGACGGAAAGAGGGATCGAGCTGTCGATTGATCAGATGGATGACATCATCGGGAAGGTTCTGCAGGTGGCAAAGCACAGGAGCTATAAATAA